One genomic region from Phocoena sinus isolate mPhoSin1 chromosome 3, mPhoSin1.pri, whole genome shotgun sequence encodes:
- the JMJD4 gene encoding 2-oxoglutarate and iron-dependent oxygenase JMJD4 isoform X4: protein MDREARVFAESHFRSLEGCLPRRVCPKLDRVDFIEKPDSFSYADFFKGYLLPNLPCVFSSAFTEGWGSRRLWVTPSGKPNFDYLLQNYGDVVVPVANCGVREYNSNPKEHMTLRDYISYWKEYIQGNYSSSRGCLYLKDWHLCRSPFHADIFRSFSWSVNICGRKKWIFFPPGQEEALRDCHGSLPYDVTSPTLLDSRLHPMRDHCSPPLEVTQEAGEMVFVPSGWHHQVHNLEDTISINHNWVNGCNLANMWHFLQQELCAVQQEIIEWRDSMPDWHHHCQVIMKSCSGINFEEFYHFLKVVAERRLLLLAKGMGPGKVEGGKGTRLGPQQAAFDICRIAEVLESVVAHPDFQRVDTSAFSPRPEELLQQLEEAVAATTSL from the exons ATGGACAGGGAGGCGCGCGTGTTCGCCGAGAGCCACTTCCGAAGCCTCGAGGGGTGTCTCCCCCGCAGGGTCTGCCCGAAACTGGACCGCGTGGACTTCATCGAGAAGCCGGACTCCTTTTCCTACGCCGACTTTTTCAAGGGTTACCTGCTCCCTAACTTACCCTGTGTTTTCTCCAGCGCCTTCACCGagggctggggcagcaggaggcTCTGGGTGACACCCAGCGGAAAGCCCAACTTCGATTATCTGCTTCAGAACTATG GAGACGTGGTTGTACCTGTTGCAAATTGTGGGGTCCGGGAATACAACTCCAACCCCAAAGAACACATGACCCTCAGAGACTACATCAGCTACTGGAAAGAGTACATTCAGGGAAACTACTCCTCTTCACGGGGCTGTCTCTATCTCAAAGACTGGCATCTGTGCAG GTCGCCGTTCCATGCTGACATTTTCCGCTCCTTCAGCTGGTCCGTCAACATCTGCGGGAGGAAAAAGTGGATCTTCTTCCCACCGGGGCAAGAAGAAGCCCTGCGGGATTGCCACGGTAGCCTGCCCTACGACGTGACCTCCCCCACACTCCTGGATAGCCGCCTACACCCCATGCGAGATCACTGTAGCCCACCACTGGAGGTCACACAGGAGGCAGGCGAGATGGTGTTTGTGCCCAGTGGGTGGCACCATCAAGTCCACAACCTG GAGGACACCATCTCCATCAACCACAACTGGGTCAACGGCTGTAACCTGGCCAACATGTGGCACTTCCTGCAGCAGGAGCTCTGTGCCGTGCAGCAGGAGATCATTGAGTGGAGGGACAGCATGCCCGACTGGCACCACCACTGCCAG GTCATCATGAAGTCCTGCTCCGGGATTAATTTCGAGGAATTTTATCACTTCCTCAAGGTCGTTGCTGAAAGGAGGCTTCTCCTCCTGGCGAAGGGGATGGGTCCTGGCAAGGTGGAGGGCGGCAAGGGCACCAGGCTGGGCCCCCAGCAGGCCGCTTTTGACATTTGCCGCATAGCTGAGGTGCTGGAGTCCGTGGTGGCCCACCCTGACTTCCAGAGAGTGGACACCAGTGCATTCTCACCACGGCCAGAGGAGCTCCTACAGCAGCTGGAGGAGGCTGTGGCCGCCACCACATCCCTTTAG
- the JMJD4 gene encoding 2-oxoglutarate and iron-dependent oxygenase JMJD4 isoform X3, protein MDREARVFAESHFRSLEGCLPRRVCPKLDRVDFIEKPDSFSYADFFKGYLLPNLPCVFSSAFTEGWGSRRLWVTPSGKPNFDYLLQNYGDVVVPVANCGVREYNSNPKEHMTLRDYISYWKEYIQGNYSSSRGCLYLKDWHLCRDSSAEGVFTLPIYFSSDWLNEYWDALDVDDYRFIYMGPTGTWSPFHADIFRSFSWSVNICGRKKWIFFPPGQEEALRDCHGSLPYDVTSPTLLDSRLHPMRDHCSPPLEVTQEAGEMVFVPSGWHHQVHNLEDTISINHNWVNGCNLANMWHFLQQELCAVQQEIIEWRDSMPDWHHHCQVVAERRLLLLAKGMGPGKVEGGKGTRLGPQQAAFDICRIAEVLESVVAHPDFQRVDTSAFSPRPEELLQQLEEAVAATTSL, encoded by the exons ATGGACAGGGAGGCGCGCGTGTTCGCCGAGAGCCACTTCCGAAGCCTCGAGGGGTGTCTCCCCCGCAGGGTCTGCCCGAAACTGGACCGCGTGGACTTCATCGAGAAGCCGGACTCCTTTTCCTACGCCGACTTTTTCAAGGGTTACCTGCTCCCTAACTTACCCTGTGTTTTCTCCAGCGCCTTCACCGagggctggggcagcaggaggcTCTGGGTGACACCCAGCGGAAAGCCCAACTTCGATTATCTGCTTCAGAACTATG GAGACGTGGTTGTACCTGTTGCAAATTGTGGGGTCCGGGAATACAACTCCAACCCCAAAGAACACATGACCCTCAGAGACTACATCAGCTACTGGAAAGAGTACATTCAGGGAAACTACTCCTCTTCACGGGGCTGTCTCTATCTCAAAGACTGGCATCTGTGCAG GGACTCCTCAGCAGAGGGCGTGTTCACCCTGCCCATATACTTCTCATCTGACTGGCTCAACGAGTACTGGGATGCCCTGGACGTGGATGACTACCGCTTCATCTACATGGGGCCCACCGGCACCTG GTCGCCGTTCCATGCTGACATTTTCCGCTCCTTCAGCTGGTCCGTCAACATCTGCGGGAGGAAAAAGTGGATCTTCTTCCCACCGGGGCAAGAAGAAGCCCTGCGGGATTGCCACGGTAGCCTGCCCTACGACGTGACCTCCCCCACACTCCTGGATAGCCGCCTACACCCCATGCGAGATCACTGTAGCCCACCACTGGAGGTCACACAGGAGGCAGGCGAGATGGTGTTTGTGCCCAGTGGGTGGCACCATCAAGTCCACAACCTG GAGGACACCATCTCCATCAACCACAACTGGGTCAACGGCTGTAACCTGGCCAACATGTGGCACTTCCTGCAGCAGGAGCTCTGTGCCGTGCAGCAGGAGATCATTGAGTGGAGGGACAGCATGCCCGACTGGCACCACCACTGCCAG GTCGTTGCTGAAAGGAGGCTTCTCCTCCTGGCGAAGGGGATGGGTCCTGGCAAGGTGGAGGGCGGCAAGGGCACCAGGCTGGGCCCCCAGCAGGCCGCTTTTGACATTTGCCGCATAGCTGAGGTGCTGGAGTCCGTGGTGGCCCACCCTGACTTCCAGAGAGTGGACACCAGTGCATTCTCACCACGGCCAGAGGAGCTCCTACAGCAGCTGGAGGAGGCTGTGGCCGCCACCACATCCCTTTAG
- the JMJD4 gene encoding 2-oxoglutarate and iron-dependent oxygenase JMJD4 isoform X2, with product MDREARVFAESHFRSLEGCLPRRVCPKLDRVDFIEKPDSFSYADFFKGYLLPNLPCVFSSAFTEGWGSRRLWVTPSGKPNFDYLLQNYGDVVVPVANCGVREYNSNPKEHMTLRDYISYWKEYIQGNYSSSRGCLYLKDWHLCRDSSAEGVFTLPIYFSSDWLNEYWDALDVDDYRFIYMGPTGTCWSVNICGRKKWIFFPPGQEEALRDCHGSLPYDVTSPTLLDSRLHPMRDHCSPPLEVTQEAGEMVFVPSGWHHQVHNLEDTISINHNWVNGCNLANMWHFLQQELCAVQQEIIEWRDSMPDWHHHCQVIMKSCSGINFEEFYHFLKVVAERRLLLLAKGMGPGKVEGGKGTRLGPQQAAFDICRIAEVLESVVAHPDFQRVDTSAFSPRPEELLQQLEEAVAATTSL from the exons ATGGACAGGGAGGCGCGCGTGTTCGCCGAGAGCCACTTCCGAAGCCTCGAGGGGTGTCTCCCCCGCAGGGTCTGCCCGAAACTGGACCGCGTGGACTTCATCGAGAAGCCGGACTCCTTTTCCTACGCCGACTTTTTCAAGGGTTACCTGCTCCCTAACTTACCCTGTGTTTTCTCCAGCGCCTTCACCGagggctggggcagcaggaggcTCTGGGTGACACCCAGCGGAAAGCCCAACTTCGATTATCTGCTTCAGAACTATG GAGACGTGGTTGTACCTGTTGCAAATTGTGGGGTCCGGGAATACAACTCCAACCCCAAAGAACACATGACCCTCAGAGACTACATCAGCTACTGGAAAGAGTACATTCAGGGAAACTACTCCTCTTCACGGGGCTGTCTCTATCTCAAAGACTGGCATCTGTGCAG GGACTCCTCAGCAGAGGGCGTGTTCACCCTGCCCATATACTTCTCATCTGACTGGCTCAACGAGTACTGGGATGCCCTGGACGTGGATGACTACCGCTTCATCTACATGGGGCCCACCGGCACCTG CTGGTCCGTCAACATCTGCGGGAGGAAAAAGTGGATCTTCTTCCCACCGGGGCAAGAAGAAGCCCTGCGGGATTGCCACGGTAGCCTGCCCTACGACGTGACCTCCCCCACACTCCTGGATAGCCGCCTACACCCCATGCGAGATCACTGTAGCCCACCACTGGAGGTCACACAGGAGGCAGGCGAGATGGTGTTTGTGCCCAGTGGGTGGCACCATCAAGTCCACAACCTG GAGGACACCATCTCCATCAACCACAACTGGGTCAACGGCTGTAACCTGGCCAACATGTGGCACTTCCTGCAGCAGGAGCTCTGTGCCGTGCAGCAGGAGATCATTGAGTGGAGGGACAGCATGCCCGACTGGCACCACCACTGCCAG GTCATCATGAAGTCCTGCTCCGGGATTAATTTCGAGGAATTTTATCACTTCCTCAAGGTCGTTGCTGAAAGGAGGCTTCTCCTCCTGGCGAAGGGGATGGGTCCTGGCAAGGTGGAGGGCGGCAAGGGCACCAGGCTGGGCCCCCAGCAGGCCGCTTTTGACATTTGCCGCATAGCTGAGGTGCTGGAGTCCGTGGTGGCCCACCCTGACTTCCAGAGAGTGGACACCAGTGCATTCTCACCACGGCCAGAGGAGCTCCTACAGCAGCTGGAGGAGGCTGTGGCCGCCACCACATCCCTTTAG
- the JMJD4 gene encoding 2-oxoglutarate and iron-dependent oxygenase JMJD4 isoform X5, whose protein sequence is MDREARVFAESHFRSLEGCLPRRVCPKLDRVDFIEKPDSFSYADFFKGYLLPNLPCVFSSAFTEGWGSRRLWVTPSGKPNFDYLLQNYGDVVVPVANCGVREYNSNPKEHMTLRDYISYWKEYIQGNYSSSRGCLYLKDWHLCSWSVNICGRKKWIFFPPGQEEALRDCHGSLPYDVTSPTLLDSRLHPMRDHCSPPLEVTQEAGEMVFVPSGWHHQVHNLEDTISINHNWVNGCNLANMWHFLQQELCAVQQEIIEWRDSMPDWHHHCQVIMKSCSGINFEEFYHFLKVVAERRLLLLAKGMGPGKVEGGKGTRLGPQQAAFDICRIAEVLESVVAHPDFQRVDTSAFSPRPEELLQQLEEAVAATTSL, encoded by the exons ATGGACAGGGAGGCGCGCGTGTTCGCCGAGAGCCACTTCCGAAGCCTCGAGGGGTGTCTCCCCCGCAGGGTCTGCCCGAAACTGGACCGCGTGGACTTCATCGAGAAGCCGGACTCCTTTTCCTACGCCGACTTTTTCAAGGGTTACCTGCTCCCTAACTTACCCTGTGTTTTCTCCAGCGCCTTCACCGagggctggggcagcaggaggcTCTGGGTGACACCCAGCGGAAAGCCCAACTTCGATTATCTGCTTCAGAACTATG GAGACGTGGTTGTACCTGTTGCAAATTGTGGGGTCCGGGAATACAACTCCAACCCCAAAGAACACATGACCCTCAGAGACTACATCAGCTACTGGAAAGAGTACATTCAGGGAAACTACTCCTCTTCACGGGGCTGTCTCTATCTCAAAGACTGGCATCTGTGCAG CTGGTCCGTCAACATCTGCGGGAGGAAAAAGTGGATCTTCTTCCCACCGGGGCAAGAAGAAGCCCTGCGGGATTGCCACGGTAGCCTGCCCTACGACGTGACCTCCCCCACACTCCTGGATAGCCGCCTACACCCCATGCGAGATCACTGTAGCCCACCACTGGAGGTCACACAGGAGGCAGGCGAGATGGTGTTTGTGCCCAGTGGGTGGCACCATCAAGTCCACAACCTG GAGGACACCATCTCCATCAACCACAACTGGGTCAACGGCTGTAACCTGGCCAACATGTGGCACTTCCTGCAGCAGGAGCTCTGTGCCGTGCAGCAGGAGATCATTGAGTGGAGGGACAGCATGCCCGACTGGCACCACCACTGCCAG GTCATCATGAAGTCCTGCTCCGGGATTAATTTCGAGGAATTTTATCACTTCCTCAAGGTCGTTGCTGAAAGGAGGCTTCTCCTCCTGGCGAAGGGGATGGGTCCTGGCAAGGTGGAGGGCGGCAAGGGCACCAGGCTGGGCCCCCAGCAGGCCGCTTTTGACATTTGCCGCATAGCTGAGGTGCTGGAGTCCGTGGTGGCCCACCCTGACTTCCAGAGAGTGGACACCAGTGCATTCTCACCACGGCCAGAGGAGCTCCTACAGCAGCTGGAGGAGGCTGTGGCCGCCACCACATCCCTTTAG
- the JMJD4 gene encoding 2-oxoglutarate and iron-dependent oxygenase JMJD4 isoform X1: MDREARVFAESHFRSLEGCLPRRVCPKLDRVDFIEKPDSFSYADFFKGYLLPNLPCVFSSAFTEGWGSRRLWVTPSGKPNFDYLLQNYGDVVVPVANCGVREYNSNPKEHMTLRDYISYWKEYIQGNYSSSRGCLYLKDWHLCRDSSAEGVFTLPIYFSSDWLNEYWDALDVDDYRFIYMGPTGTWSPFHADIFRSFSWSVNICGRKKWIFFPPGQEEALRDCHGSLPYDVTSPTLLDSRLHPMRDHCSPPLEVTQEAGEMVFVPSGWHHQVHNLEDTISINHNWVNGCNLANMWHFLQQELCAVQQEIIEWRDSMPDWHHHCQVIMKSCSGINFEEFYHFLKVVAERRLLLLAKGMGPGKVEGGKGTRLGPQQAAFDICRIAEVLESVVAHPDFQRVDTSAFSPRPEELLQQLEEAVAATTSL, translated from the exons ATGGACAGGGAGGCGCGCGTGTTCGCCGAGAGCCACTTCCGAAGCCTCGAGGGGTGTCTCCCCCGCAGGGTCTGCCCGAAACTGGACCGCGTGGACTTCATCGAGAAGCCGGACTCCTTTTCCTACGCCGACTTTTTCAAGGGTTACCTGCTCCCTAACTTACCCTGTGTTTTCTCCAGCGCCTTCACCGagggctggggcagcaggaggcTCTGGGTGACACCCAGCGGAAAGCCCAACTTCGATTATCTGCTTCAGAACTATG GAGACGTGGTTGTACCTGTTGCAAATTGTGGGGTCCGGGAATACAACTCCAACCCCAAAGAACACATGACCCTCAGAGACTACATCAGCTACTGGAAAGAGTACATTCAGGGAAACTACTCCTCTTCACGGGGCTGTCTCTATCTCAAAGACTGGCATCTGTGCAG GGACTCCTCAGCAGAGGGCGTGTTCACCCTGCCCATATACTTCTCATCTGACTGGCTCAACGAGTACTGGGATGCCCTGGACGTGGATGACTACCGCTTCATCTACATGGGGCCCACCGGCACCTG GTCGCCGTTCCATGCTGACATTTTCCGCTCCTTCAGCTGGTCCGTCAACATCTGCGGGAGGAAAAAGTGGATCTTCTTCCCACCGGGGCAAGAAGAAGCCCTGCGGGATTGCCACGGTAGCCTGCCCTACGACGTGACCTCCCCCACACTCCTGGATAGCCGCCTACACCCCATGCGAGATCACTGTAGCCCACCACTGGAGGTCACACAGGAGGCAGGCGAGATGGTGTTTGTGCCCAGTGGGTGGCACCATCAAGTCCACAACCTG GAGGACACCATCTCCATCAACCACAACTGGGTCAACGGCTGTAACCTGGCCAACATGTGGCACTTCCTGCAGCAGGAGCTCTGTGCCGTGCAGCAGGAGATCATTGAGTGGAGGGACAGCATGCCCGACTGGCACCACCACTGCCAG GTCATCATGAAGTCCTGCTCCGGGATTAATTTCGAGGAATTTTATCACTTCCTCAAGGTCGTTGCTGAAAGGAGGCTTCTCCTCCTGGCGAAGGGGATGGGTCCTGGCAAGGTGGAGGGCGGCAAGGGCACCAGGCTGGGCCCCCAGCAGGCCGCTTTTGACATTTGCCGCATAGCTGAGGTGCTGGAGTCCGTGGTGGCCCACCCTGACTTCCAGAGAGTGGACACCAGTGCATTCTCACCACGGCCAGAGGAGCTCCTACAGCAGCTGGAGGAGGCTGTGGCCGCCACCACATCCCTTTAG